One segment of Stegostoma tigrinum isolate sSteTig4 chromosome 26, sSteTig4.hap1, whole genome shotgun sequence DNA contains the following:
- the LOC132211007 gene encoding glutathione S-transferase theta-3-like, producing the protein MGLELYLDLHSQPCRAVYIFTKKNNIAFEFKLVSLLAGQQFNEEFGKVNPLRMVPALKDGDFTTGESVAILKYLACKYKTPDHWYPADLQRRARVDEYLAWQHTTIRYHGSRLFMFRSLLPVLTGQPMPKDRMDEAVEDLQTSIQILEDKFLQDRPYIAGQEVSLADLVALVELMQPIATGFDPLEGRPKLIEWRERVKCAVGKELFDEAHAEMMKDKELSNFIDRKSPAMQQLAKSLQKRFR; encoded by the exons ATGGGCCTGGAGCTGTATTTGGATCTGCACTCGCAGCCCTGCAGAGCTGTCTACATTTTCACCAAGAAGAATAACATTGCGTTTGAGTTTAAGCTGGTCAGTCTGTTAGCAG GTCAGCAGTTCAATGAGGAGTTTGGCAAAGTGAATCCCCTCAGAATGGTGCCAGCTCTAAAGGATGGAGACTTCACCACGGGAGAGAG TGTGGCGATTCTGAAGTACCTGGCGTGTAAATACAAGACCCCCGACCACTGGTACCCGGCTGACCTCCAGAGGCGCGCTCGTGTGGATGAATATCTGGCCTGGCAGCACACGACCATTCGATATCATGGATCCAGGCTTTTCATGTTCAGG AGCCTGTTGCCAGTTTTAACTGGGCAGCCAATGCCCAAGGACAGAATGGACGAGGCAGTAGAGGATCTGCAAACATCCATCCAGATCCTTGAGGACAAGTTTCTGCAGGACAGACCGTACATCGCAGGACAGGAAGTATCCCTGGCCGACCTGGTCGCTCTCGTCGAGCTGATGCAG CCCATAGCAACTGGATTTGACCCCCTGGAAGGTCGGCCTAAACTCATCGAATGGCGCGAGCGGGTCAAGTGTGCCGTGGGCAAGGAGCTATTTGATGAGGCCCACGCGGAGATGATGAAGGATAAGGAATTGTCAAATTTTATAGACCGGAAATCTCCTGCGATGCAACAGCTTGCAAAAAGCCtgcagaaaagattcagatga